From the genome of Longispora fulva:
TGTACAGCGACAGGTCCAGCCGTCGGGCGATCCCCTTGGCCGGCAACCCGTCGAGCACGTGGCCGAGGACGGCGTTCTCCCTGGCGGTGACGCCGTACCAGGCGACGACGGCCGGCAGCAGCACCCGGCCGGACGCCGGCTGGACCGTGACCGCCACCTCGTCCGGCGCGCCGCCGTCGAGGAGCTGGGCGTGCAGCGCCGTCCAGCCGTGCGCGGCCGGGATCCGGCTGAGCGCGACCCCGGTGCCCCGCCGCGCCGTGTACACGACGTTCCACAGCGTGCCGAACAGGTCCTCGTCGGTCCGCGCGTCGGGCACCAGCGCCCGCAGTGCCGCCCGGGCGGTGGGGGTCGCCCGCACCGTGTCGTCGGCCCCGACGAACACCACGGCCGGCCCGGGCCCGCCGCGACCGGGTGCCAGGGGCCGACCGGCCACGAACCCGCGCAGGGCACGGGCCAGCCCGCCGGCCAGGGCCCCCGCCCGGGTCGCCTCGGCGGCGGAGAACGGCCGGCCGCCCCAGCCGCGCAGCAGCACCAGCTCGCCCCAGGTCACCCCGCCGTGCCGGGCCGCGATCCGCAGCGCGCCACCGAAGCCCTCAGCGGCCATCAGGCGGTGCAGGTCCGCGCTGTACCGGGGCGGCACCCCGGCCCCCAATGCCAGCACCGGAGGGGCGACGCCGGGCTCCTCGATCTCCAGCCACTGGCGCGCCCGGGCGCTGTACGCGCGCTCGTGGGCGACGAAGCAGCCCGCGCCGGTGACGGGGTCGAGCCCGAGGAGCAGGTACCCGTCGTGCGGGATGACCCGGCCCACCCGGTCGGACAGCTCCGCCCCCAGCTCCGCGACGCTCATGGGGCCGAGTGTGCCCCCGCGCCACCCCCGAAGTCTCGGGATTTTCGCCCGGACCCGCCGGACCGAGGATCACCATGGGGAACCGCCCCACGGAGGGAAGGCACCAGTGGAACCGCACGAGTACGCCAGCTACGACGCCCTCGGCCTGCGCGACCTGATCCGGGCCGGCGAGGTGACCGCCGCCGAGGTGGAGGCCGCGGCCCGGGCCGCGCTGGAGACCGTGAACCCGCGGCTCAACGGCCTGGCCCTGCCGCTGTTCGATCCGGCCCTGGCCCACGCCGTGGACGGGCCGCTGGCCGGGGTGCCGTTCCTGGTCAAGGACGGCGGCCCGATGGCGGAGGGCGTGCCGTTCTTCGTCGGCAGCAGGGCGGTGCCCGGCCCGCGCGCGCACCACGACACGGACCTGATGGCCCGGTTCCGCGCGGCGGGGCTGGTCACCCTGGGGCTGACCACGGTCCCGGAGCTGCTGCTCAGCTTCGCCACCGAGTCCGCGCGGTACGGCGTCACCCGCAACCCGTGGGACCCCGCGCGCGGCGCCGGCGGCTCCAGCGGCGGAGCGGCGGCGCTCGTGGCCGCCGGGGCGGTGCCGCTCGCGCACGGCAACGACGGCGCGGGCTCGCTGCGGGTACCGGCCTCGTGCTGCGGGCTCGTCGGGCTCAAACCCAGCCGGGGCCGGGTGCCGTGCGGGCCGGACGCGGGGGAGACGCTGTTCGGGATGTCGGCCGAGTTCGGACTGACCCGGACCGTCCGCGACGCCGCGGCCCTGCTCGACGCGGTTGCCGGCCCTGCCGTCGGCGACCGGTACGCCCTGCCGACCCCGGCCGTCCCGTACGCCGAGGACCTGCGGGCGGACCCGGGGACGCTGCGGGTCGCGGTGACCACGACAGCCTGGTCCGGGGTGGCCGTCGATCCCGAGGTGGCCGCCGTCGCCGAGCGGGTCGGCCGGGTGCTGGAGGGGATGGGACACGTCGTGACCGGTGCCGGCCCCGCCGTGGACTGGGAGGCCGTGATGGCCGCCCACGCCCTGGAAGGCCTCGGCTCCGGAGCGATGATGCTGCTGGCCCCGAGGCGGCCGGATCCGGCCATGATGGAGGCCGTGTCCCGGCGGGTCCTGGCCGACGCGGCCGCGGCGACCGCGCTGGACGTGATGACGGGCCTGGACGCCCAGAACCGGGTGACCCGCGCGGTCGGCATGTTCTTCGCCGGCCAGGACGTCCTCGTCACGCCGACCCTGGGTCAGCCGCCGGCCCCGCACGGCACGCTGCGCTACGACGAGCCCGCCCACACGGTGCGAAGCTGGCTCGACGCGGTGTTCGCGTACGGCCCGTTCACCGGGCTGTTCAACATCACCGGCCAGCCGGCGATCAGCCTGCCGCTCGGGGAGAGCTCCGGCGGACTGCCGATCGGGGTGCAGCTCGTCGCCGGGCCCGGCCGCGAGGACGTCCTGTTCCGGCTCGCGGCCCGACTGGAGGAGGCACTGCCGTGGCGCGACCGGGTGCCGGCCGTCCACGTGGGACGGCG
Proteins encoded in this window:
- a CDS encoding helix-turn-helix transcriptional regulator — translated: MSVAELGAELSDRVGRVIPHDGYLLLGLDPVTGAGCFVAHERAYSARARQWLEIEEPGVAPPVLALGAGVPPRYSADLHRLMAAEGFGGALRIAARHGGVTWGELVLLRGWGGRPFSAAEATRAGALAGGLARALRGFVAGRPLAPGRGGPGPAVVFVGADDTVRATPTARAALRALVPDARTDEDLFGTLWNVVYTARRGTGVALSRIPAAHGWTALHAQLLDGGAPDEVAVTVQPASGRVLLPAVVAWYGVTARENAVLGHVLDGLPAKGIARRLDLSLYTVHDHLKAIYRKTGVHGRDELAAALGG
- a CDS encoding amidase — protein: MEPHEYASYDALGLRDLIRAGEVTAAEVEAAARAALETVNPRLNGLALPLFDPALAHAVDGPLAGVPFLVKDGGPMAEGVPFFVGSRAVPGPRAHHDTDLMARFRAAGLVTLGLTTVPELLLSFATESARYGVTRNPWDPARGAGGSSGGAAALVAAGAVPLAHGNDGAGSLRVPASCCGLVGLKPSRGRVPCGPDAGETLFGMSAEFGLTRTVRDAAALLDAVAGPAVGDRYALPTPAVPYAEDLRADPGTLRVAVTTTAWSGVAVDPEVAAVAERVGRVLEGMGHVVTGAGPAVDWEAVMAAHALEGLGSGAMMLLAPRRPDPAMMEAVSRRVLADAAAATALDVMTGLDAQNRVTRAVGMFFAGQDVLVTPTLGQPPAPHGTLRYDEPAHTVRSWLDAVFAYGPFTGLFNITGQPAISLPLGESSGGLPIGVQLVAGPGREDVLFRLAARLEEALPWRDRVPAVHVGRR